A single region of the Streptomyces sp. NBC_01262 genome encodes:
- a CDS encoding phage tail protein → MTSTGIPLGLSWAPSAVGNWTGLRLPDPFTTFNFAVEIEGMLVGGFTEVSGLESRIEMESYREGGVNGFVHQLPGAASPSNLVLRHGLSAISELWNWYDNTARGVIQRKNGTIALLDRRQIPVMWWNFRNALPVSWTGPTFNAGSDQVGFESLELVHEGLTKPLLGQALALGQGIAGMAG, encoded by the coding sequence ATGACGTCGACCGGGATTCCGCTCGGACTGAGCTGGGCGCCGTCCGCCGTGGGCAACTGGACCGGTCTGCGGCTGCCGGACCCGTTCACGACCTTCAACTTCGCGGTGGAGATCGAAGGCATGCTCGTCGGCGGCTTCACCGAGGTCAGCGGTCTGGAGAGCCGGATCGAGATGGAGTCCTACCGGGAGGGCGGGGTCAACGGCTTCGTTCACCAGTTGCCCGGCGCGGCCAGTCCTTCGAATCTGGTGCTGCGGCACGGGCTGAGCGCGATCAGCGAGCTCTGGAACTGGTACGACAACACCGCCCGCGGTGTCATCCAGCGCAAGAACGGCACGATCGCCCTGCTCGACCGGCGCCAGATCCCGGTGATGTGGTGGAACTTCCGCAACGCGCTGCCCGTGAGCTGGACCGGCCCGACCTTCAACGCCGGCAGCGACCAGGTCGGCTTCGAATCCCTGGAACTGGTGCATGAGGGACTGACCAAGCCCCTGCTGGGCCAGGCCCTCGCGCTGGGTCAGGGCATCGCCGGCATGGCCGGCTGA
- a CDS encoding DUF6760 family protein, translated as MSRYSPDRLHEEVAYVAYHFHWPYHDIMQLDHRERQRWVAEIARINERLNEQGGVRR; from the coding sequence ATATCGCGCTACTCCCCGGACCGGCTGCACGAGGAAGTAGCGTACGTGGCCTATCACTTCCACTGGCCTTATCACGACATCATGCAGCTCGATCATCGGGAACGGCAGCGTTGGGTCGCCGAGATCGCCCGCATCAACGAGCGACTCAATGAACAGGGAGGGGTGCGGCGATGA
- a CDS encoding phage tail protein encodes MDRIDPYFGYNFSVELDGITRAGFRECSGLESSQNAAEYREGTDANLAPRKIPGLNTYGDITLSRGLTNDSKLWEWRQKVMKGTVERHNVSITLLDQQGSPRVTWNLFECWPKSWSGPTLNATSDEIAVEQLTLACERIEVDQWS; translated from the coding sequence GTGGACAGAATCGATCCCTATTTCGGCTATAACTTCTCGGTGGAGCTCGACGGCATCACCCGAGCCGGTTTCCGGGAGTGTTCCGGGCTGGAGAGCAGCCAGAACGCCGCCGAATACCGTGAGGGCACCGACGCGAATCTGGCCCCGCGGAAGATTCCCGGTCTGAACACCTACGGCGACATCACGCTCAGCCGCGGTCTCACGAACGACAGCAAGCTGTGGGAGTGGCGGCAGAAGGTGATGAAGGGCACCGTGGAGCGGCACAACGTGTCGATCACGCTCCTCGACCAGCAGGGCAGTCCCCGGGTGACCTGGAACCTGTTCGAGTGCTGGCCGAAGTCGTGGTCCGGCCCCACCCTGAACGCGACCAGCGACGAGATCGCCGTCGAGCAGCTCACGCTCGCCTGCGAGCGGATCGAGGTCGACCAGTGGAGCTAG
- a CDS encoding phage tail sheath family protein, translated as MTDETVTQQLTPGVLRQDVFPPQAPSFLTGVPAFLGRAAGGPYAPQRLTLWPQFEAAYGGGPGGFLADAVRGFFDNGGLLCQVVRLDESKPPAAALTAALETLDGLENDVDLVCAPDLVAAAPWPVGGSLDQVVALQRLLLRHCRERGDRVALLDGVPTTDPAVVTAQCAALSGADGAFGALYYPWLWAPGGDGQLRYLPPSGHMAGVYSACDQRAGVQKAPANTVVEGVVDLQVNLAAADVGTLYGQGVNCLRAFPGRGVRPWGARTLATDPAWRDVTARRLVGTIGRWIERFMTGLVHEPNDVRLWVRIMRELTAYLDGLFQRGALKGRTAAEAFFVKCDHETNPPAVVEAGVVVTQIGVAPTAPAEFITVRVIHGASGVTVDAA; from the coding sequence TTGACGGACGAGACCGTGACCCAGCAACTGACACCGGGCGTGCTCCGGCAGGACGTGTTCCCGCCGCAGGCCCCGAGTTTCCTCACCGGCGTGCCCGCCTTCCTCGGCCGGGCGGCCGGCGGACCGTACGCGCCGCAACGGCTGACGCTGTGGCCGCAGTTCGAGGCGGCCTACGGCGGGGGGCCTGGCGGCTTCCTGGCCGATGCGGTCCGGGGCTTCTTCGACAACGGCGGGCTGCTGTGCCAGGTCGTACGGCTCGACGAGTCGAAGCCGCCCGCGGCGGCGCTGACGGCCGCGCTGGAGACGCTGGACGGCCTGGAGAACGATGTCGACCTCGTCTGCGCCCCCGACCTCGTCGCAGCGGCGCCGTGGCCGGTCGGCGGCTCCCTCGACCAGGTCGTCGCCCTGCAGCGACTGCTGCTGCGGCACTGCCGGGAGCGAGGCGACCGGGTCGCCCTGCTCGACGGCGTACCCACGACGGACCCGGCAGTGGTCACGGCTCAGTGCGCGGCACTGAGCGGGGCCGACGGTGCCTTCGGGGCGCTGTACTACCCATGGCTGTGGGCACCCGGTGGGGACGGTCAGTTGCGCTACCTGCCGCCCTCTGGGCACATGGCGGGGGTGTACTCGGCCTGCGACCAGCGGGCCGGAGTGCAGAAGGCGCCCGCCAACACGGTGGTCGAGGGCGTCGTCGATCTGCAGGTGAACCTGGCCGCGGCCGACGTGGGGACGCTGTACGGGCAAGGGGTGAACTGCCTGCGGGCGTTTCCCGGCCGCGGCGTCCGCCCCTGGGGCGCACGGACCCTCGCCACGGACCCGGCCTGGCGCGATGTGACCGCGCGGCGCCTGGTCGGCACCATCGGCCGGTGGATCGAGCGTTTCATGACGGGACTGGTCCACGAGCCCAACGACGTGCGGCTCTGGGTGCGGATCATGCGGGAGCTCACCGCGTACCTCGACGGGCTGTTCCAGCGTGGCGCGTTGAAGGGCCGCACAGCGGCCGAGGCGTTCTTCGTCAAGTGCGACCACGAGACCAACCCCCCGGCGGTCGTCGAAGCCGGGGTGGTAGTGACACAGATCGGCGTGGCACCGACCGCACCCGCCGAATTCATCACTGTCCGCGTCATCCATGGCGCGAGCGGTGTGACGGTCGACGCGGCGTGA
- a CDS encoding phage tail sheath family protein: MPQYLAPGVYVEEVPSAIKPIAGVGTSTAGFVGVVDDSVTMPLLPGRTGLKTDGTAEPADFATVAPAGQAQLVDGWESFKNLFGDIQPGNTTLAHAVYGFFNNGGGRCWITRVAPNADADQLDTSLIGALDTFTAIDEIALVAIPGAVSDAVQSAILDHCENQYLQDRFAILDGRQTTVLTKVAIQGGTRDSSYGAIYYPWIDVGIEDAEGNPVYQPPSGHLAGVYARVDTERGVHKAPANEVIRGALGLQTLVSKQGQAGLNPEGINVIRRFDSNNTVWGARTMAGAAQAEWRYISSRRLFNFLRESIDEGTQWAVFEPNAPELWSKIRRNVGAFLNTVWASGALLGNTPEEAFYVRCDETVNPAAVRDAGQLVVEIGVALVRPAEFVVFRISQWAGGVQ, translated from the coding sequence ATGCCGCAGTATCTAGCGCCGGGTGTCTACGTCGAAGAGGTCCCCTCGGCGATCAAGCCGATCGCCGGGGTGGGAACCAGCACCGCGGGCTTCGTGGGCGTCGTGGACGACTCGGTCACGATGCCGCTGCTCCCCGGCCGGACCGGCCTGAAGACCGACGGCACAGCCGAGCCCGCCGACTTCGCCACGGTGGCCCCCGCCGGGCAGGCCCAGCTCGTGGACGGTTGGGAGAGCTTCAAGAACCTGTTCGGCGACATCCAGCCGGGGAACACCACGCTGGCCCACGCGGTCTACGGCTTCTTCAACAACGGCGGCGGCCGCTGCTGGATCACCCGGGTCGCGCCCAACGCCGACGCGGACCAGCTGGACACGAGCCTGATCGGCGCGCTGGACACCTTCACCGCCATCGACGAGATCGCCCTGGTCGCGATACCCGGCGCGGTGAGCGACGCGGTGCAGAGCGCGATCCTCGACCACTGCGAGAACCAGTACCTCCAGGACCGTTTCGCGATCCTCGACGGCCGGCAGACCACCGTGCTGACCAAGGTGGCGATCCAGGGCGGCACCCGGGACAGCAGTTACGGGGCGATCTACTACCCGTGGATCGACGTCGGTATCGAGGACGCCGAAGGCAACCCGGTGTACCAGCCGCCGAGCGGTCACCTCGCGGGGGTCTACGCCCGGGTCGACACCGAGCGGGGCGTGCACAAGGCACCGGCCAACGAGGTGATCCGCGGCGCACTGGGCCTTCAGACGCTGGTCAGCAAGCAGGGCCAGGCCGGGCTGAACCCCGAGGGCATCAACGTGATCCGCAGGTTCGACAGCAACAACACGGTCTGGGGGGCCCGCACGATGGCGGGCGCGGCGCAGGCCGAATGGCGCTACATCAGCTCCCGGAGGCTGTTCAACTTCCTGCGCGAGTCGATCGACGAGGGCACCCAGTGGGCGGTCTTCGAGCCGAACGCGCCGGAGTTGTGGTCGAAGATCCGCCGCAACGTCGGCGCCTTCCTGAACACCGTGTGGGCGTCCGGCGCGCTCCTGGGCAACACTCCCGAAGAGGCGTTCTACGTGCGCTGCGACGAGACCGTGAACCCCGCGGCGGTCCGGGACGCCGGCCAGTTGGTGGTCGAGATCGGGGTGGCGCTGGTCCGCCCTGCCGAGTTCGTCGTGTTCCGGATCAGCCAGTGGGCCGGCGGGGTCCAGTAG
- a CDS encoding DUF4255 domain-containing protein, with protein MFQDLDDTLTALVEAEMPLSGITVSFATPDDQFPPSGVTLPALAFFLYDVRENHELRTNQWENTRQDSGMVTRKRVPARVVCSYLVTAWPNESAPNPAQDEHRLLGEVMKVLLRHRQIPEQYLRGDLAGLKPLLPARVTAESQLQGIGEFWQAMGGRPKAILHYSVTLSVDVFESTEVGPEVTETVIKVGQGVGHES; from the coding sequence ATGTTCCAGGACCTGGACGACACCCTGACCGCCCTCGTTGAGGCCGAGATGCCGCTGTCCGGCATCACCGTCAGCTTCGCCACCCCGGACGACCAGTTCCCGCCCTCCGGGGTCACCCTGCCCGCCCTCGCCTTCTTCCTCTACGACGTGCGGGAGAACCACGAACTGCGCACCAACCAGTGGGAGAACACGCGGCAGGACTCCGGGATGGTCACCCGCAAGCGGGTGCCGGCCCGGGTCGTCTGCTCGTATCTGGTCACCGCCTGGCCGAACGAGAGCGCGCCCAACCCGGCGCAGGACGAGCACCGCCTGCTCGGCGAGGTGATGAAGGTGCTCCTGCGCCACCGGCAGATCCCCGAGCAGTACCTGCGCGGCGACCTGGCCGGGCTGAAGCCGCTGTTGCCGGCGCGGGTCACCGCCGAGAGCCAGTTGCAGGGCATCGGCGAGTTCTGGCAGGCCATGGGCGGGCGGCCCAAGGCCATCCTGCACTACAGCGTCACGCTCAGCGTCGACGTCTTCGAATCCACCGAGGTCGGGCCCGAGGTGACCGAGACGGTCATCAAGGTCGGCCAGGGCGTGGGCCACGAGTCATGA
- a CDS encoding IS110 family transposase: MPKIWAGVDIGKGHHHCVVIDAQGKRLLSRRILNDEAELLQLIADVLELSRDVLWAVDINHGGAALLLGLLVSHDQHITYITGLAIHRASAGYRGQAKTDAKDAFVIADQARMRTDLGVLRPGDEISVDLRTLVTRRTDLVCDRTRQINRLRAQLLEIFPALERSLDLTKKGPVLLLTGYQAPAAIRRAGASRIATWLKNRKVRNSAALARTVVEAAEAQFTALPGEKLAATMVARLAKGVMALDEEITELEALIEARFREHPHAEVIQSLPGMGTMLSAEFLAATGGDMDTFGTADRLAGYAGLAPVPRDSGRVSGNLHRPRRYHRGLLRAFYLSAFASLRNCPASKQFYERKRAEGKGHKQALLALARRRANVLWAMIRDGACYQATPPVTATA, from the coding sequence GTGCCCAAGATCTGGGCCGGAGTGGACATCGGCAAGGGACATCACCACTGCGTGGTGATCGACGCCCAGGGCAAGAGACTGCTGTCGCGTCGCATCCTGAACGACGAGGCTGAACTGCTCCAGCTCATCGCTGACGTACTGGAGCTGTCGCGGGATGTGCTGTGGGCGGTGGACATCAACCACGGCGGGGCCGCGCTCCTGCTCGGTCTGCTGGTCAGCCACGACCAGCACATCACCTACATCACCGGCCTGGCCATCCACCGCGCCTCGGCCGGCTATCGCGGCCAGGCCAAGACCGACGCGAAGGACGCCTTCGTCATCGCCGACCAGGCCCGCATGCGGACCGACCTCGGTGTTCTGCGGCCCGGCGACGAGATATCGGTCGACCTGCGCACTCTGGTTACCCGCCGCACCGATCTGGTCTGCGACCGGACCCGGCAGATCAACCGACTGCGCGCCCAACTCCTGGAAATCTTCCCTGCGTTGGAACGCTCGTTGGACCTGACGAAGAAGGGGCCGGTTCTGTTGTTGACCGGCTACCAGGCCCCGGCCGCGATCCGTCGCGCCGGTGCCTCCCGGATCGCGACGTGGCTGAAGAACCGCAAGGTCCGCAACAGCGCGGCCCTGGCCCGGACCGTCGTGGAGGCCGCCGAGGCCCAGTTCACCGCACTGCCCGGCGAGAAACTCGCGGCCACCATGGTGGCCCGCCTGGCGAAGGGGGTGATGGCCCTCGATGAGGAGATCACCGAGCTCGAAGCCCTTATCGAGGCCCGGTTTCGCGAGCACCCGCACGCCGAGGTGATCCAGAGCCTGCCTGGCATGGGCACCATGCTGAGCGCGGAGTTCCTCGCTGCGACCGGCGGCGACATGGACACCTTCGGCACCGCCGACCGCCTGGCCGGCTACGCCGGCCTCGCACCCGTCCCCCGCGACTCCGGACGCGTCAGCGGCAACCTCCACCGTCCACGCCGCTACCACCGCGGCCTGCTCCGAGCCTTCTACCTCTCGGCCTTCGCCAGCCTGCGGAACTGTCCCGCCTCGAAACAGTTCTATGAGCGCAAGCGGGCCGAGGGCAAGGGGCACAAGCAGGCGCTGCTGGCACTCGCCCGCCGCCGGGCCAACGTCCTGTGGGCCATGATCCGCGACGGAGCGTGCTACCAAGCCACACCACCAGTCACGGCAACGGCTTGA
- a CDS encoding eCIS core domain-containing protein, with the protein MSQTRRASASAAQTSATAVASAPSASARRSAGPRGALLALHRRYGNRWVQSVIQAKSNVGPADDPHQQDAERISRLAMAGPVPPRALGNRALGRLLEGARARPDTGGRTTSGGRPVPEGIRSSMEQTLGRDLSSVRVHEDERALAMNALAFTQGNHIHFAPGRYQPWNRQGQDALRHELVHVDQQAEGRVPATGRLRGARLNDDPRLEREADDRGRTSRRVTCEGEAARKDLAPLPASTASAAPIQRLALSDFETVANEVYDALNVRPLLSWVFDGSYAIAIQSGYARAPQDRNAQLPQNNVPVRLPEDIDLLFSDGRNLLEGVNRLMAGNRFVTEDGSVSDGDSDEGLEHQIVQHATTGIDIDMATMERSRFEPMRQVNRGGRTEWVSNFPNGLSVAPVEMLLAGALSRMDESSKRDISLVVDMIEKNNLLKGFISEVLPYVMDDEIMISPGLVRKRWNLFFDGPRKRSGAEMTSAAMKRNLDAH; encoded by the coding sequence ATGTCGCAGACCCGGCGTGCGAGCGCCTCTGCTGCCCAGACCTCGGCCACGGCGGTGGCGTCAGCACCGTCCGCGTCGGCCCGACGGTCGGCCGGTCCACGAGGAGCCCTGCTGGCCCTGCACCGCCGATACGGCAACCGGTGGGTGCAGTCGGTCATTCAGGCGAAGTCGAACGTCGGCCCGGCCGACGACCCCCACCAGCAGGACGCCGAGCGCATCTCCCGGCTTGCGATGGCGGGCCCGGTGCCCCCCCGCGCGCTCGGCAATCGCGCGCTCGGTCGGCTACTGGAGGGTGCCCGTGCGCGACCCGACACCGGCGGCCGCACGACCAGCGGCGGCAGGCCCGTGCCGGAGGGAATTCGATCCTCCATGGAGCAGACGCTCGGCCGGGACCTGTCGAGCGTCCGTGTTCACGAGGACGAACGCGCCCTCGCCATGAACGCGCTGGCGTTCACGCAGGGCAACCATATCCACTTCGCGCCGGGCCGCTATCAACCGTGGAACCGGCAGGGCCAGGACGCCTTGCGCCACGAACTTGTCCACGTCGATCAGCAAGCCGAGGGCCGTGTCCCCGCCACCGGGCGGTTGCGCGGCGCGCGGCTCAACGATGATCCCCGGCTCGAGCGGGAAGCCGATGACCGAGGTCGCACGTCACGTCGCGTGACGTGCGAGGGCGAGGCCGCTCGGAAAGACCTCGCGCCGCTCCCCGCGTCAACCGCCAGTGCCGCGCCCATTCAGCGTCTTGCGCTGAGCGATTTCGAAACGGTTGCCAATGAAGTGTATGACGCACTCAACGTCCGACCTCTCCTTTCCTGGGTCTTCGATGGCAGTTATGCCATCGCCATCCAATCGGGCTACGCCCGGGCTCCCCAAGACCGTAACGCCCAGCTGCCCCAAAACAACGTTCCTGTACGCCTTCCCGAGGACATCGATCTACTGTTTAGCGATGGGAGAAATCTGCTGGAGGGGGTCAATCGTCTGATGGCCGGAAATAGATTCGTAACTGAGGACGGTTCAGTTTCGGACGGAGATTCGGACGAAGGTCTAGAGCACCAAATTGTGCAACACGCCACAACAGGCATCGACATCGACATGGCGACCATGGAAAGGAGTAGATTCGAACCTATGAGGCAGGTGAATCGGGGCGGTAGAACCGAATGGGTCAGCAATTTCCCCAACGGTTTAAGTGTAGCGCCAGTGGAAATGCTCTTGGCGGGCGCGTTGTCCCGCATGGATGAATCCAGTAAAAGAGATATCTCACTCGTCGTCGACATGATTGAAAAAAATAATCTACTGAAGGGCTTCATCTCTGAAGTCTTGCCCTACGTCATGGATGATGAAATCATGATCAGTCCTGGCCTAGTGAGAAAGCGCTGGAATCTGTTCTTTGACGGACCCCGCAAACGTAGCGGAGCGGAGATGACGAGTGCAGCCATGAAGAGGAATCTGGACGCACATTAG
- a CDS encoding eCIS core domain-containing protein yields the protein MADLHRRFGNRHVQRMIQTALDVGPVDDPLEREADRIAERVTGTSLRRAPASARGVPTASGGVADPAVTGAVGRSRGGGRPVPEGIRRRMEGVSGADLSGVRVHVGSESDRLNVSLGARAFTVGSDVFVRRAEFRPGTAAGDALLAHELTHTIQQGAVAQAPGATVRAAPLVQRLEDPYQAPLGFRVFHRGRNKDNADK from the coding sequence GTGGCGGACCTGCATCGCCGGTTCGGCAACCGCCACGTCCAGCGCATGATTCAGACGGCACTCGACGTGGGTCCGGTCGACGATCCGCTGGAACGGGAGGCCGATCGGATCGCGGAACGGGTCACAGGCACGTCGTTGCGCCGGGCTCCGGCGTCCGCCCGGGGTGTGCCGACCGCGAGCGGCGGTGTCGCGGATCCGGCGGTGACGGGTGCGGTGGGCCGGTCGCGTGGGGGCGGGCGTCCAGTTCCGGAAGGGATCCGGCGGCGGATGGAAGGCGTGTCGGGCGCGGATCTGAGCGGCGTGCGCGTGCATGTGGGCAGCGAGTCGGACCGGTTGAACGTGTCCTTGGGGGCGCGGGCGTTCACGGTGGGCTCGGATGTGTTCGTTCGCCGTGCCGAGTTCCGGCCGGGGACGGCCGCCGGCGATGCGCTCTTGGCACATGAGTTGACGCACACCATCCAGCAGGGTGCGGTCGCGCAGGCTCCTGGAGCGACGGTGCGGGCCGCCCCGTTGGTGCAACGGCTGGAGGACCCGTACCAGGCACCCCTGGGCTTCCGGGTGTTCCACAGGGGCAGGAACAAGGACAACGCGGACAAGTAG
- a CDS encoding eCIS core domain-containing protein, whose translation MRSPQSEATPAQKAPATAAAESPASREHRPAHPHDGLLNLQRRYGNRGVRGIVQAKLNVGPVDDPLEREADRVALLATGSSPAASAQRAPEAAQHVPAATGGVAEPAVARAVERARGGGGLAVPGGVRARMERATGADFGSVRLHVGPESDRLNHSLGSRAFTVGADVFVRRSEYRPGTTRGDALLGHELTHTVQQGAARAHPSMSTGATRKGPDHGVARDHGTEPTSTRVQRRVICNSRAVRNPLAAVEASEHRDLLSDTSRRVLNFHMDHPTPVLVVGDTTELLLEAERIASMIDSIDSILAHGILGRRELNLRQIGYQGSNDAVGDTTPLAVNVLYARDDEADFDALVRDSLTVDHSGSFSVAMERPVQDDMVADRITDDLRAARGRRLRQNEIDQLVAGGATEGTARMALRRDRDTRAIGNALARNQAVFDQRVQNTVMAVVTGPDRTMVPELHGNMQYESDVAADRIPPGPGGFTVLLIPAWFAPYAPLLGQRPRGVTLTYVGDARITAGYFGGGQNNEVTTNAPDYATALRKLLRKHRLLATHIVKTGGV comes from the coding sequence ATGCGTTCCCCTCAGAGTGAGGCCACACCGGCGCAGAAGGCACCGGCCACCGCTGCCGCCGAAAGCCCCGCGTCCCGGGAGCACCGGCCCGCGCACCCTCACGACGGGCTGCTGAACCTGCAGCGCCGGTACGGCAACCGTGGCGTGCGGGGCATCGTCCAGGCCAAGCTGAACGTCGGTCCGGTCGACGATCCGCTGGAGCGCGAGGCCGACCGGGTCGCGCTCCTGGCGACCGGGTCGTCGCCCGCCGCGTCGGCGCAACGGGCACCGGAGGCGGCCCAGCACGTGCCGGCCGCCACCGGTGGTGTGGCGGAGCCGGCGGTCGCACGGGCGGTGGAGCGGGCACGCGGCGGCGGCGGGCTGGCCGTGCCCGGCGGTGTGCGAGCACGGATGGAGCGGGCGACCGGGGCGGATTTCGGTTCGGTACGGCTGCACGTGGGACCGGAGTCGGATCGGCTCAACCACTCCTTGGGCTCGCGGGCGTTCACGGTCGGCGCGGATGTGTTCGTCCGCCGCAGTGAGTACCGGCCCGGTACCACCCGTGGTGATGCGCTGCTGGGGCACGAGTTGACGCACACCGTCCAGCAGGGCGCCGCGCGAGCACATCCCTCGATGTCCACCGGGGCGACGCGAAAGGGACCGGACCACGGCGTCGCCCGGGACCATGGCACGGAACCGACCTCGACCCGGGTGCAACGCCGCGTCATATGCAACAGCAGAGCGGTCCGCAATCCGCTCGCCGCTGTGGAGGCTTCAGAACACCGCGACCTCCTGTCCGATACGAGTCGACGGGTACTCAACTTCCACATGGACCACCCCACGCCCGTACTCGTCGTCGGGGACACCACGGAACTGCTTCTGGAGGCCGAACGGATCGCCTCGATGATCGACTCCATCGACTCGATTCTCGCGCACGGTATTCTCGGTCGGCGCGAGCTGAACCTGAGGCAGATCGGCTACCAGGGCTCCAACGACGCCGTCGGCGATACCACCCCGCTGGCGGTCAACGTGCTCTACGCCCGGGATGACGAGGCCGACTTCGATGCCCTCGTGCGCGACTCACTCACGGTGGACCACAGTGGCAGTTTCAGCGTGGCCATGGAACGCCCGGTCCAGGACGACATGGTCGCGGACCGGATCACCGACGATCTGAGGGCCGCGCGCGGGAGACGACTGCGCCAGAACGAGATCGATCAGCTTGTTGCAGGGGGCGCAACCGAGGGCACGGCGCGAATGGCTCTCCGAAGGGACAGGGACACCAGGGCCATCGGAAACGCCCTCGCCCGCAATCAGGCTGTGTTCGACCAGCGGGTGCAGAACACCGTCATGGCGGTCGTGACCGGACCCGACCGCACGATGGTCCCCGAACTTCACGGAAACATGCAGTACGAATCCGATGTGGCGGCGGACCGGATCCCGCCCGGACCGGGCGGATTCACCGTGCTCCTCATCCCGGCGTGGTTCGCACCGTACGCACCGTTGCTCGGGCAGCGGCCTCGGGGCGTCACGCTCACGTACGTGGGCGACGCCCGGATCACCGCCGGCTATTTCGGAGGCGGCCAGAACAACGAGGTCACGACCAACGCGCCCGACTACGCCACCGCGCTCCGCAAATTGCTCAGGAAACACCGCCTCCTCGCGACTCACATCGTGAAGACGGGCGGCGTCTGA